In one Corallococcus sp. EGB genomic region, the following are encoded:
- the msrP gene encoding protein-methionine-sulfoxide reductase catalytic subunit MsrP codes for MRDKLPPEPPGSEVTPEKLYLRRREFIKNTALFAGTAAVVGGGLYLLGMKRTSPMDGFVPDAGAVDQPVAPAQGLFDTGEPRTPYEDVTTYNNFYEFGLDKNDPARRAHLLKTRPWTVVIDGEVHKPWTVDVDQLIAAFPLEERVYRMRCVEAWSMVIPWLGLPLGKLLDRVQPTSFAKYVAFTTLEDPEQMPGQKSPVLDWPYVEGLRLDEARHPLTLLATGLYGKQLPAQNGAPLRLVVPWKYGFKGIKSIVRITLTREQPPTTWNLANKREYGFYANVNPAVDHPRWSQATERRIGETARRPTLPFNGYADAVADLYRGMDLKRDF; via the coding sequence ATGCGCGACAAGCTTCCTCCCGAGCCCCCCGGCTCCGAAGTCACGCCCGAGAAGCTCTACCTGCGCCGCCGCGAGTTCATCAAGAACACGGCCCTGTTCGCGGGGACGGCCGCCGTGGTGGGCGGCGGGCTGTACCTGCTGGGGATGAAGCGCACGAGCCCCATGGACGGCTTCGTGCCGGACGCGGGCGCGGTGGACCAGCCGGTGGCGCCCGCCCAGGGCCTCTTCGACACGGGCGAGCCGCGCACGCCCTACGAGGACGTCACCACCTACAACAACTTCTACGAGTTCGGCCTCGACAAGAACGACCCGGCCCGCCGCGCGCACCTCTTGAAGACGCGGCCGTGGACCGTCGTCATCGACGGCGAGGTGCACAAGCCGTGGACGGTGGACGTGGATCAGCTCATCGCCGCCTTCCCGCTGGAGGAGCGCGTCTACCGGATGCGCTGCGTGGAGGCCTGGTCCATGGTGATTCCGTGGCTGGGCCTGCCCCTGGGCAAGCTGTTGGACCGCGTGCAGCCCACGTCCTTCGCGAAGTACGTGGCCTTCACCACGCTGGAGGATCCGGAGCAGATGCCCGGCCAGAAGAGCCCGGTGCTGGACTGGCCCTATGTGGAAGGGCTGCGCCTGGACGAGGCCCGGCACCCGCTGACGCTGCTGGCCACGGGCCTGTACGGCAAGCAGCTGCCCGCGCAGAACGGCGCCCCGCTGCGGCTGGTGGTGCCGTGGAAGTACGGCTTCAAGGGCATCAAGTCCATTGTCCGCATCACGCTCACGCGCGAGCAGCCGCCCACGACGTGGAACCTCGCCAACAAGCGGGAGTACGGCTTCTACGCCAACGTCAACCCGGCGGTGGACCACCCGCGCTGGAGCCAGGCCACGGAGCGCCGCATCGGTGAGACGGCGCGCCGGCCCACGCTGCCCTTCAACGGCTACGCGGACGCCGTGGCCGACCTCTACCGCGGCATGGACCTGAAGCGGGATTTCTGA
- a CDS encoding serine/threonine-protein kinase, whose translation MIESDARRQGAPADVPDPLLGRILNERFRILETLGAGGMGRVYKAMQAPLDRLVALKVLNPQYSGEGKDPGFQKRFFLEASVTAKLRHPNTVTVIDYGKTEDGIYYIAMEYLEGLTLSQLLTQEGPLPWERALAIGQQVARSLREAHKVGLIHRDLKPANVMILNQESDHDVVKVLDFGLVKSFAGDAAMKEDTTLTQAGVILGSPQYMAPEQARNIADPRSDVYSLGVVLYQTLMGRPPFQAAQSIDVIVKHINDPPPPFHTVWPDHNVPAEVESLVMKCLAKRPVDRYASMDAVLQGMRAAASASGVSGVFATRTGLNAVGSGPHSGPHSGIHTGPHHLGSGPTPAPNTMALDISVDEGGGLAEKKSGKGLGIALFGASLLVGLGVAGFFVLRGPQKPPAEELPSAPVARTPAAPPPAREPAAVAEAPAVAPHPAILRPIRFDVDSEPQGAEVKVAGKVRGTTPVVVTYTPDGPGLADVEVSFELEGYQPLSKVYSGEPGSTVPVSIKLTRIKKQAPKPAPPAPASSKYKDNPYQ comes from the coding sequence ATGATCGAAAGCGACGCCCGCCGCCAGGGCGCGCCCGCCGACGTGCCGGATCCCCTGCTCGGGCGGATCCTCAACGAGCGCTTCCGCATCCTGGAGACGCTTGGCGCCGGAGGCATGGGCCGCGTCTACAAGGCCATGCAGGCGCCGTTGGACCGGCTGGTGGCGCTCAAGGTCCTCAACCCCCAGTACAGCGGCGAGGGCAAGGACCCCGGCTTCCAGAAGCGCTTCTTCCTGGAGGCCAGCGTCACCGCGAAGCTGCGCCATCCGAACACCGTCACCGTCATCGACTACGGCAAGACGGAAGACGGCATCTACTACATCGCCATGGAGTACCTGGAGGGGCTGACGCTGTCGCAGCTGCTCACCCAGGAAGGGCCGCTGCCGTGGGAGCGCGCGCTCGCCATTGGCCAGCAGGTGGCCCGCTCGCTGCGCGAGGCGCACAAGGTCGGCCTCATCCACCGCGACCTCAAGCCCGCCAACGTGATGATCCTCAACCAGGAGTCCGACCACGACGTGGTCAAGGTCCTGGACTTCGGCCTGGTGAAGTCCTTCGCGGGCGACGCCGCGATGAAGGAGGACACCACCCTCACGCAGGCGGGCGTCATCCTGGGCTCGCCGCAGTACATGGCGCCGGAGCAGGCGCGCAACATCGCGGACCCGCGCAGCGACGTGTACAGCCTGGGCGTGGTGCTCTACCAGACGCTGATGGGCCGCCCGCCCTTCCAGGCGGCGCAGAGCATCGACGTCATCGTCAAGCACATCAACGACCCGCCGCCCCCCTTCCACACCGTGTGGCCGGACCACAACGTGCCCGCGGAGGTGGAGTCGCTGGTGATGAAGTGCCTGGCCAAGCGCCCCGTGGACCGCTACGCGTCCATGGACGCCGTGCTCCAGGGCATGCGCGCCGCGGCGTCCGCGTCCGGCGTCAGCGGCGTCTTCGCCACGCGCACCGGCCTCAACGCGGTGGGCTCCGGCCCCCACAGCGGTCCGCACAGCGGCATCCACACCGGCCCCCACCACCTGGGCTCCGGCCCCACGCCCGCGCCCAACACCATGGCGCTGGACATCTCCGTGGACGAGGGCGGCGGCCTCGCGGAGAAGAAGTCCGGCAAGGGCCTGGGCATCGCCCTCTTCGGCGCGTCCCTGCTCGTGGGCCTGGGCGTGGCGGGCTTCTTCGTGCTGCGCGGGCCCCAGAAGCCGCCAGCGGAGGAGCTGCCGTCCGCGCCCGTGGCGCGCACGCCCGCCGCGCCGCCGCCCGCGCGCGAGCCCGCCGCCGTCGCGGAGGCTCCCGCCGTGGCGCCGCACCCGGCCATCCTCCGGCCCATCCGCTTCGACGTGGACAGCGAGCCCCAGGGCGCGGAGGTGAAGGTCGCCGGCAAGGTGCGCGGCACCACCCCGGTGGTCGTCACCTACACTCCGGATGGACCAGGCCTGGCGGACGTGGAGGTGTCGTTCGAGCTGGAGGGCTACCAGCCCCTCAGCAAGGTCTACTCGGGAGAGCCGGGGAGCACCGTGCCCGTTTCCATCAAGCTGACGCGCATCAAGAAGCAGGCTCCCAAGCCCGCCCCCCCGGCCCCCGCTTCTTCCAAGTACAAGGACAATCCGTACCAGTGA
- the htpG gene encoding molecular chaperone HtpG yields MSAETHPQRETHSFQAEIQQLLSLVINSLYSHQEIFLRELVSNASDALDRLRFRSITEPELLKDEPALELRILPDADKGTLTIEDTGIGMTHDELVKNLGTIAHSGSREFLQALAQKGQKDMQLIGQFGVGFYSAYLVADRVEVVSRAAGATDAWKWASEAHGTFTVEPAQKATRGTAITLHLKADQKEFLGEWRLRELITQYSDYVGHPIKLQVTKHVGSGDTQATESALEVVNKASALWQRAKGEITDEQYQEFYKHLTHDFDKPLAWTHFKADGTQQFTGLLFVPRHPPFDLNSQQQRGVRLFVKRVFIMDRCEDLVPQWLRFVRGVIDSDDLPLNVSREMLQDSAVVRAIRKHVVKKSLDLLEKLAKDKPDDYRAFWESFGTVLKEGLTLETEYREKLGALVRYESSREEGLTSLADYVGRMKEGQEAIYYVYGESRKAVADSPHLEALKQRGYEVLFMTDPVDEWAAQGLREFQGKPLVSALNADLKLQSTDEEKKAKEQVSEGLKGLTDKMKDVLKEDVREVRVSDRLTDSPVCLVVSEGGTPAYLERLLKERGKGMPRIKRILEVNPKHPVIEHLRGLIARDPAAPQVGEWIELLHDQALLTEGSPLSDPNRFARRMTALLTQVASSTETAPGNGVPAAAQVPPPAATTAAQPRQG; encoded by the coding sequence ATGTCCGCAGAGACCCATCCCCAGCGGGAAACCCATTCCTTCCAGGCGGAGATCCAGCAGCTCCTGAGCCTGGTCATCAACTCTCTCTACAGCCACCAGGAGATCTTCCTCCGGGAGCTGGTGTCCAACGCGTCCGACGCGCTGGACCGGCTGCGCTTCCGCTCCATCACGGAGCCGGAGCTGCTCAAGGACGAGCCCGCCCTGGAGCTGCGCATCCTGCCCGACGCCGACAAGGGCACCCTCACCATCGAGGACACCGGCATCGGCATGACGCATGACGAGCTGGTGAAGAACCTGGGCACCATCGCGCACTCGGGCTCGCGCGAGTTCCTCCAGGCGCTGGCGCAGAAGGGCCAGAAGGACATGCAGCTCATCGGCCAGTTCGGCGTGGGCTTCTACAGCGCGTACCTCGTCGCGGACCGGGTGGAGGTGGTGAGCCGCGCCGCGGGTGCGACGGACGCGTGGAAGTGGGCGTCGGAGGCGCACGGCACCTTCACGGTGGAGCCCGCGCAGAAGGCCACGCGCGGCACCGCCATCACGCTGCACCTGAAGGCGGACCAGAAGGAGTTCCTGGGTGAGTGGCGGCTGCGTGAGCTCATCACCCAGTACTCGGACTACGTGGGCCACCCCATCAAGCTCCAGGTGACGAAGCACGTGGGCAGCGGGGACACGCAGGCCACGGAGTCCGCGCTGGAGGTGGTGAACAAGGCCAGCGCCCTCTGGCAGCGCGCGAAGGGCGAAATCACGGACGAGCAGTACCAGGAGTTCTACAAGCACCTGACGCACGACTTCGACAAGCCGCTGGCGTGGACGCACTTCAAGGCGGACGGCACGCAGCAGTTCACCGGCCTGCTCTTCGTGCCCAGGCACCCGCCGTTCGACCTGAACTCGCAGCAGCAGCGCGGCGTGCGGCTCTTCGTGAAGCGCGTGTTCATCATGGACCGCTGCGAGGACCTGGTGCCGCAGTGGCTGCGCTTCGTGCGCGGCGTCATCGACTCGGACGACCTGCCGCTCAACGTGTCGCGTGAGATGTTGCAGGACTCGGCGGTGGTGCGCGCCATCCGCAAGCACGTGGTGAAGAAGTCGCTGGACCTCCTGGAGAAGCTGGCCAAGGACAAGCCGGACGACTACCGCGCGTTCTGGGAGTCCTTCGGCACGGTGCTGAAGGAGGGCCTGACGCTGGAGACGGAGTACCGCGAGAAGCTGGGCGCGCTGGTGCGCTACGAGTCCTCGCGCGAGGAGGGGCTCACGTCGCTCGCGGACTACGTGGGCCGCATGAAGGAGGGCCAGGAGGCCATCTATTACGTCTACGGCGAGAGCCGGAAGGCGGTGGCGGACAGCCCGCACCTGGAGGCGCTGAAGCAGCGCGGCTACGAGGTGCTCTTCATGACGGACCCGGTGGACGAGTGGGCCGCGCAGGGCCTGCGCGAGTTCCAGGGCAAGCCGCTGGTCTCCGCGCTCAACGCGGACCTGAAGCTCCAGTCCACGGACGAGGAGAAGAAGGCCAAGGAGCAGGTGTCCGAGGGGCTCAAGGGGCTGACGGACAAGATGAAGGACGTGCTGAAGGAGGACGTGCGCGAGGTGCGCGTGTCGGACCGGCTCACGGACTCGCCGGTGTGCCTGGTGGTGTCGGAGGGCGGCACGCCGGCCTACCTGGAGCGCCTGCTCAAGGAGCGCGGCAAGGGGATGCCGCGCATCAAGCGCATCCTGGAGGTCAACCCCAAGCACCCGGTCATCGAGCACCTGCGCGGGCTCATCGCGCGCGACCCGGCCGCGCCGCAGGTGGGCGAGTGGATTGAGCTGCTCCACGACCAGGCGCTGCTCACCGAGGGCAGCCCGCTGAGCGACCCGAACCGCTTCGCCCGGCGCATGACGGCGCTGCTCACCCAGGTGGCTTCGAGCACGGAGACGGCCCCGGGCAACGGCGTCCCGGCCGCCGCCCAGGTGCCGCCGCCCGCCGCGACGACGGCGGCGCAGCCGCGGCAGGGCTGA
- a CDS encoding CPBP family intramembrane glutamic endopeptidase, producing MLAWTALVHVHPPRFFAVASVFCAAWLAVTWRAMGPWRRPPPSLSPSDAAWGTAQAVVLYAGARAFLWASCGGLTDALCGPLQAIYSTFGTGSLGMALALVLLLVPAEELFWRGWVQGALRPRLGRWGAVVGAAVLSSLVLLGFGEPLLALAALPTSLAWGALAEWRRTPLASWVSHALWDVLIVVVWPAT from the coding sequence GTGCTGGCCTGGACGGCGCTGGTGCACGTGCACCCGCCGCGCTTCTTCGCCGTCGCCTCCGTCTTCTGCGCCGCGTGGCTCGCGGTGACGTGGCGGGCGATGGGCCCCTGGCGGAGGCCGCCTCCCTCCCTGTCGCCGTCGGACGCCGCGTGGGGCACCGCCCAGGCGGTGGTGCTGTACGCGGGCGCGAGGGCCTTCCTGTGGGCCTCCTGCGGCGGCCTCACGGACGCGCTCTGCGGACCGCTGCAAGCCATCTACTCGACGTTCGGCACGGGGTCGTTGGGGATGGCGCTGGCCCTGGTGCTGCTGCTCGTTCCCGCGGAGGAGCTGTTCTGGCGTGGATGGGTGCAGGGCGCGCTGCGGCCCCGGCTGGGGCGGTGGGGCGCCGTCGTTGGGGCTGCGGTGCTGTCGAGCCTGGTGCTGCTGGGCTTCGGTGAGCCGCTGCTGGCCCTGGCCGCGCTGCCCACGTCGCTTGCCTGGGGCGCGCTGGCCGAGTGGCGCCGGACGCCCCTCGCGTCATGGGTGAGCCATGCCCTGTGGGACGTGCTCATCGTCGTGGTGTGGCCCGCGACGTGA
- a CDS encoding fatty acid desaturase, whose translation MVSESSTRPPSPDPWGVALALAVVGAWGGHLAWMLAGPARPWGSPLPWLHVLVQMWLSTGLFITGHDAMHGTVSLNRRVNTGVGFLACFLFAGMSYRRLVVNHRAHHADPTGAHDPDFAARGLSFWPWFGAFMVRYTTWPQIAVMALKFNALLWLGVPQARILAFWVLPSVLATVQLFYFGTYLPHRRPDAEGMAPHHARTLPRNHLWALLSCFFFGYHWEHHHSPGTPWWRLWRVKDARR comes from the coding sequence ATGGTGTCCGAGTCCTCCACGCGTCCTCCGTCCCCCGACCCCTGGGGCGTCGCGCTCGCGCTCGCGGTGGTGGGCGCGTGGGGCGGGCACCTGGCGTGGATGCTGGCGGGCCCGGCGCGGCCGTGGGGCTCACCGCTCCCCTGGCTGCACGTCCTCGTGCAGATGTGGCTGTCCACCGGGCTCTTCATCACCGGGCATGACGCCATGCACGGCACCGTGTCCCTGAACCGCCGGGTGAACACGGGGGTGGGCTTTCTGGCCTGCTTCCTCTTCGCGGGGATGTCCTACCGCCGGCTGGTGGTGAACCACCGCGCGCACCACGCGGACCCCACGGGAGCGCACGACCCGGACTTCGCGGCCCGGGGGCTGTCATTCTGGCCGTGGTTCGGGGCCTTCATGGTGCGCTACACGACGTGGCCGCAGATCGCGGTCATGGCGCTGAAGTTCAACGCGCTGCTCTGGCTGGGCGTGCCCCAGGCGCGCATCCTGGCCTTCTGGGTGCTGCCGTCGGTGCTGGCCACCGTGCAGCTCTTCTACTTCGGCACCTACCTGCCCCACCGGCGTCCGGACGCGGAGGGCATGGCGCCGCACCATGCGCGCACCCTGCCGCGCAACCACCTGTGGGCCCTGCTGTCGTGCTTCTTCTTCGGCTACCACTGGGAACACCACCACTCCCCCGGTACGCCCTGGTGGCGGCTGTGGCGGGTGAAGGACGCCCGGCGGTAA
- a CDS encoding TonB-dependent receptor domain-containing protein, with the protein MNPPTAFRRGALLALCLCATEALADARLEARRHFRNGMNLIEQKQFDEGIAELEEAYNIKPHPSVLYNIARAYQDAGRLEEALDAYKRYLASNPPDAASVQAQVARLEATRQAAQAEAPAPGTQAGTSGSATGLPMPPPPPTSIQAQQQLAALMERLEKAVARAESISAQPQAPQPAAAPATGATSSGSAGSGDTSGDQGLVPYEERVVTASRRAQSSLEAPNATTVITAEDIRLSGATTLPELLRRVPGADVMAMGVGSANVSLRGFNQRLANKVLVLVDGRTEYQDFLGLTLWAGLPIGLEEIDRIEVIRGPGSALYGANAMLGVINIITQAPGTGRRARFGVMGGGGNTVQGSFVSHGQSGDLRYRASAAYRQEDKWTRDYASGRPDFAVEGPADPDLGVRGARANLSTVYTFQEGRSIGLSGGVHRYLTEIYPLGLLRNYYIDGLGAYAKADVELGAVKLKAFWNHLSGDAGPQYEAIGQRSLGIQVASNVFNGEALYARGFELAGEHQVNIGVEGRLKRVAFTYLDDLREEFHAAAFVQDDWHIVQPLRLIVSYRVDRHPLLDKGNPGLAQSPRLSAVFQPIEGHAFRASVATAFREPTFLESYTRLPVPVPGVNGVSLLTTGNRTLRPERLNALELGWRGESPRLGLDWDVALYQNTVKDLIALSPVQPLPAGESYDRGTGSYLLGRSMFTNEAAIYTARGVEAGINVSPIDGLGVKASAAYQHISSDLPDDGQCGTCSQTPAFRLFGGITYRTRTDLEFGIEAAFTSSTTWVEREPSASDPTRVALIANNLPAYTVVNARVGYTVVKDFVSVALQGSQLGGSHAEHPFGNRIERRVFANLTVTP; encoded by the coding sequence GTGAATCCCCCGACAGCCTTCCGACGTGGAGCGCTCCTCGCGCTGTGTCTCTGCGCGACCGAGGCCCTGGCGGACGCGCGCCTCGAAGCGCGCCGCCACTTCCGCAATGGCATGAACCTCATCGAGCAGAAGCAGTTCGATGAAGGCATCGCCGAGTTGGAAGAGGCCTACAACATCAAGCCGCACCCCAGCGTCCTCTACAACATCGCCCGGGCGTACCAGGACGCGGGCCGGCTGGAGGAAGCGCTGGATGCCTACAAGCGCTACCTCGCCTCCAACCCGCCGGACGCCGCCAGCGTGCAGGCCCAGGTCGCGCGCCTGGAGGCCACGCGCCAGGCCGCGCAGGCGGAGGCGCCCGCTCCCGGCACCCAGGCGGGCACGTCGGGCAGCGCCACCGGCCTGCCCATGCCCCCGCCGCCCCCCACGAGCATCCAGGCCCAGCAGCAGCTGGCCGCGCTCATGGAGCGGCTGGAGAAGGCCGTGGCCCGCGCGGAGTCCATCTCCGCCCAGCCCCAGGCCCCGCAGCCCGCGGCCGCGCCCGCCACCGGTGCCACCTCCAGCGGCAGCGCCGGCTCCGGCGACACCTCCGGGGACCAGGGCCTGGTGCCGTACGAAGAGCGCGTGGTGACGGCGAGCCGCCGCGCCCAGTCCTCGCTGGAGGCGCCCAACGCCACCACCGTCATCACCGCGGAGGACATCCGCCTGTCCGGCGCCACCACGCTGCCGGAGCTCCTGCGCCGCGTGCCCGGCGCGGACGTGATGGCCATGGGCGTGGGCAGCGCCAACGTCAGCCTGCGCGGCTTCAACCAGCGCCTGGCCAACAAGGTGCTGGTGCTGGTGGACGGCCGCACCGAGTACCAGGACTTCCTCGGCCTCACGCTGTGGGCGGGGCTGCCCATCGGCCTGGAGGAGATTGACCGCATCGAGGTCATCCGCGGCCCGGGCAGCGCGCTGTACGGCGCCAACGCCATGCTGGGCGTCATCAACATCATCACCCAGGCCCCCGGCACCGGCCGGCGCGCGCGCTTCGGCGTCATGGGCGGTGGCGGCAACACCGTGCAGGGCTCCTTCGTCAGCCACGGCCAGAGCGGCGACCTGCGCTACCGCGCGTCCGCCGCGTACCGCCAGGAGGACAAGTGGACCCGCGACTACGCGAGCGGCCGCCCGGACTTCGCCGTGGAGGGGCCCGCGGATCCGGACCTGGGGGTGCGCGGAGCCCGCGCCAACCTGTCCACGGTCTACACGTTCCAGGAGGGCCGCTCGATTGGCCTCTCCGGCGGCGTGCACCGCTACCTCACGGAGATCTATCCGCTGGGCCTGCTGCGCAACTACTACATCGACGGCCTGGGCGCGTACGCCAAGGCCGACGTGGAGCTGGGCGCGGTGAAGCTCAAGGCGTTCTGGAACCACCTGTCCGGCGACGCGGGCCCCCAGTACGAGGCCATTGGTCAGCGCTCGCTGGGCATCCAGGTGGCCTCCAACGTCTTCAACGGTGAAGCGCTGTACGCGCGCGGCTTCGAGCTTGCGGGCGAGCACCAGGTGAACATCGGCGTGGAGGGCCGCTTGAAGCGCGTGGCCTTCACCTACCTGGACGACCTGCGCGAGGAGTTCCACGCGGCGGCCTTCGTCCAGGACGACTGGCACATCGTGCAGCCGCTGCGCCTCATCGTCAGCTACCGCGTGGACCGGCACCCGCTGCTCGACAAGGGCAACCCGGGCCTCGCGCAGTCCCCGCGCCTGTCCGCGGTGTTCCAGCCCATTGAAGGGCACGCCTTCCGCGCGTCCGTGGCCACCGCCTTCCGCGAGCCCACGTTCCTGGAGAGCTACACCCGGCTGCCGGTGCCCGTGCCGGGCGTCAACGGCGTGAGCCTGCTGACCACCGGCAACCGGACGCTGCGCCCCGAGCGCCTCAACGCGCTGGAGCTGGGCTGGCGCGGTGAGTCCCCGCGCCTGGGCCTGGACTGGGACGTGGCCCTCTACCAGAACACGGTGAAGGACCTCATCGCGCTGTCGCCCGTGCAGCCTTTGCCCGCCGGCGAGTCCTATGACCGCGGCACCGGGAGCTACCTGCTGGGCCGCTCCATGTTCACCAACGAGGCCGCCATCTACACCGCGCGCGGCGTCGAGGCGGGCATCAACGTGTCCCCCATCGACGGCCTGGGCGTGAAGGCGAGCGCCGCGTACCAGCACATCAGCTCCGACCTGCCGGACGACGGCCAGTGCGGCACGTGCAGCCAGACACCGGCCTTCCGGCTCTTCGGCGGCATCACCTACCGCACGCGCACGGACCTGGAGTTCGGCATCGAAGCGGCGTTCACCTCCTCCACCACCTGGGTGGAGCGCGAGCCCTCCGCGTCCGACCCGACGCGCGTGGCCCTCATCGCCAACAACCTCCCCGCGTACACCGTCGTCAACGCCCGCGTGGGCTACACCGTGGTGAAGGACTTCGTCTCCGTGGCGCTGCAGGGCAGCCAGCTCGGTGGCAGCCACGCGGAGCACCCCTTCGGCAACCGCATCGAGCGGCGCGTGTTCGCCAACCTCACGGTGACCCCATGA
- a CDS encoding sulfite oxidase heme-binding subunit YedZ, whose protein sequence is MASSKLPWLNPAVAVGGLAPLLQLAVQGAQGQLGANGIEFALNQTGLFALAVLLASLACTPVRLLTGWTWPARIRRTLGLLAFTYAAAHLFTYAVLDQGLDVRAMVEDVFTRPFITVGFTAFVLLVPLAVTSTNRWVRRLGFPAWQRLHRLAYVAAVLGVVHFIWRVKKDVTEPVLYGAVLALLLAVRVAEALRKRRALARERPA, encoded by the coding sequence ATGGCCTCCTCCAAGCTCCCCTGGCTCAATCCCGCTGTCGCCGTCGGAGGCCTCGCCCCGTTGCTGCAGCTCGCGGTGCAGGGGGCGCAGGGGCAGCTGGGGGCCAACGGCATCGAGTTCGCCCTCAACCAGACGGGCCTCTTCGCGCTGGCGGTGCTGCTGGCGTCGCTGGCGTGCACGCCCGTGCGGCTGTTGACGGGCTGGACGTGGCCGGCGCGCATCCGCCGCACGCTGGGCCTGCTGGCCTTCACCTACGCGGCGGCGCACCTCTTCACCTACGCGGTGTTGGATCAGGGCCTGGACGTGCGCGCCATGGTGGAGGACGTCTTCACCCGGCCCTTCATCACCGTGGGCTTCACCGCCTTCGTGCTGCTGGTGCCGCTGGCCGTCACCTCCACCAACAGGTGGGTGCGCAGGCTGGGCTTCCCGGCATGGCAGCGCCTGCACCGGCTGGCCTACGTGGCCGCGGTGCTGGGCGTGGTGCACTTCATCTGGCGGGTGAAGAAGGACGTCACGGAGCCGGTGCTCTACGGGGCCGTCCTGGCATTGCTCCTGGCCGTGCGCGTGGCCGAGGCCCTGCGCAAGCGGCGGGCGCTCGCGCGGGAGCGCCCGGCCTGA
- a CDS encoding 2-dehydropantoate 2-reductase has translation MASAPVIVVFGAGSIGCYVGGRLAATGATVRFIGRERIVGEVRAHGLHLTDWQGADLKVPAADVRIGTEPDALASADLVLVTVKSAATEDAARTLASRLKPGTLVISFQNGLHNAEVLRGLLRGRPVLTGMVPFNVAAQGQGHFHAGSEGTLEVERHAALAPFVEAFARAGLPLKQHADIVAVQWAKLLFNLNNALNALADLPLKEELSQRAWRRCLALAQGEAFAVLARAGVKPARLTPLPPGWIPLLLLSPDAVFATLAKKMLAIDPKARSSMWDDLHAGRKTEVDYLNGEVVRLASKHGLRAPVNARLVALIHEAEAGNHRAWTGEALLADLESAKR, from the coding sequence ATGGCTTCGGCTCCTGTAATCGTCGTCTTCGGCGCGGGCAGCATCGGTTGTTACGTGGGCGGGCGGCTCGCCGCGACGGGCGCGACGGTGCGCTTCATCGGCCGCGAGCGCATCGTCGGGGAGGTGCGCGCGCACGGCCTGCACCTGACGGACTGGCAGGGCGCGGACCTGAAGGTGCCCGCGGCGGACGTGCGCATCGGCACGGAGCCGGACGCGCTGGCCTCGGCGGACCTGGTGCTCGTCACGGTGAAGTCCGCGGCGACGGAGGACGCGGCACGGACGCTCGCCTCGAGGCTCAAGCCCGGGACCCTCGTCATCAGCTTCCAGAACGGGCTGCACAACGCGGAGGTGCTGCGCGGGCTGCTGCGCGGCCGCCCGGTGCTCACGGGGATGGTGCCCTTCAACGTCGCGGCGCAGGGACAGGGCCACTTCCATGCGGGCTCGGAAGGGACGCTGGAGGTGGAGCGGCACGCGGCGCTCGCGCCGTTCGTGGAGGCCTTCGCGCGCGCGGGGCTGCCGTTGAAGCAGCACGCGGACATTGTCGCGGTGCAGTGGGCGAAGCTGCTCTTCAACCTCAACAACGCGCTCAACGCGTTGGCTGACCTGCCGCTGAAGGAGGAGCTGTCCCAGCGCGCGTGGCGGCGGTGCCTGGCGCTCGCTCAAGGCGAGGCGTTCGCGGTGCTGGCGCGTGCCGGGGTGAAGCCCGCGCGGCTGACGCCGTTGCCGCCGGGGTGGATCCCCCTGCTGCTGCTCTCACCGGACGCGGTGTTCGCGACGCTGGCGAAGAAGATGCTGGCCATCGACCCGAAGGCGCGCTCGTCCATGTGGGACGACCTGCATGCGGGGCGCAAGACGGAGGTGGACTATCTCAATGGCGAGGTGGTCCGGCTGGCCTCGAAGCACGGCCTGCGCGCCCCCGTGAACGCCCGGCTCGTGGCGCTCATCCACGAAGCGGAAGCGGGGAACCACCGCGCATGGACCGGCGAGGCGCTGCTCGCGGACCTGGAGAGCGCGAAGCGGTAG
- a CDS encoding response regulator, with translation MKVGPLSAPETAPSRPTGSTPSVRPAGGTGAQRVLLVDDSRSIRTLLKIYLMARSFEFLEAESAEEGLKIAEAEPVDLILTDFHMDGMNGADFAGQIRASSNVRLSKVPILMMTGDPNVAEVRALGQKAGISAFVRKPVSCAQLMTLVDTILPLPRAAAK, from the coding sequence ATGAAGGTCGGCCCCCTCTCCGCCCCTGAAACCGCGCCCTCCCGTCCCACGGGAAGCACCCCCTCGGTCCGTCCGGCGGGAGGGACAGGTGCGCAGCGCGTGCTGCTGGTGGACGACAGCCGCTCCATCCGGACGCTGCTGAAGATCTACCTCATGGCCCGGAGCTTCGAGTTCCTGGAGGCCGAGTCCGCCGAGGAGGGCCTGAAGATCGCCGAGGCGGAGCCCGTGGACCTCATCCTCACCGACTTCCACATGGACGGGATGAACGGCGCGGACTTCGCCGGGCAGATCCGCGCCAGCAGCAACGTGAGGCTGTCCAAGGTCCCCATCCTGATGATGACGGGCGACCCGAACGTGGCGGAGGTGCGCGCCCTGGGCCAGAAGGCCGGCATCAGCGCCTTCGTGCGCAAGCCGGTGAGCTGCGCGCAGCTGATGACGCTGGTGGACACCATCCTCCCGCTGCCCCGCGCCGCCGCGAAGTAG